TTTGCATCCTGAACCAAGTTGTAGAATTTCCTGGCACTCTCCTCGATTTCTTCATCAATTGCCTCAAGTATATCTTCGGCTTGCACTTCCACTTGACATTCACCATCGTCTGCCCGAATATTATGCATGCCAAAAACATCTTGCAGCATGGTATGCATCATTCTTGACTCATCGGGTATTGGTACATTATCTGTAGCTGGAGCTGGGTTGGGAGATTCAACTATAGGTACTCTATTAGGTACAGGTGCCCTAATATTCTCCCCATGTCAAATCCATTCAGTGTAATTAGGCATAATTTCCTTTCCACCGATCAGgtggtaaaccctaaaccctaaaactaaatcTCTTTCCCTAGTTATATTTAGTATACTATGTAtaactctaaaccctatatgacaaaaaaactttatgtaaaggttgctttttaacaagaatATTGGTTATATTCAAAGtattcaagtaatatggacagtatCTCAATTCATGACATGTGTCtattcacaagcttctagaagatgtctatgaagattccatgctatTTCCAAGTTAGAAACAGTCGGTTCCtattcaaccgtccagacgagcctttgaaggcgtctggacgcccctcagtgtctagaaTCTTCAGCCATTGAAGTTGTCTGGACTTCAAagctacaccgtccggacgctaggtcaagctactccgagtTCCACAAGGATTTTGATTTCAGAAGACACTAATTGAGAAGGTTCTGCCAGACGTCCgaacgacatggcaacacgtccagacacTACACagtgttccagaatattccgGGTCTCCTTTACAGATGCAGAAAGGAGTGATAGcgttgaccgtctggacgctcggtcaagccatccggatgcagtcctgttttgggaagaattgcgctattctggaaaggcagtcgcagaagaccgtccgaacgcagcTAAGTGACCGTCCGGATACTACTTGCCAGAGTCCAAAATTGatcagaattaggttttctatagcctataaatagatggctcaaggcttgtattttgtaagaatagtgcttagagagggtgtttagggagattttaagatccactagctctctagccattgccagtgtgtgctcaactgtttgtgtgaagtctatcttagggaggagccctaagataaaggattcctttgaagaccccttcaagtaagagacttggttgggaagcattcacgataggtttcgtgtcagagtaataggaacgatcgctgcatcggggtatgtgagtgttactttctatgtactagctttgtcttctgaatagtgaaaatcctgggtttggctgccccggagaggtttttctcttaactgagtttccacttcgtcaacaaaatatttgtctcttttaaatttcgcaatttaaatattttgttgcacactatcacacacttggtaaattagaagtcaattttatttttcatatatattagtatGCTATTGTAATATACACCTAAGgactataaaccctaaaccctaaaatcaAATCTCAAACCCTTGTTATATTTAGTACACTATGTATAAccttaaactctctctctctctctctctctctctctctctctctctctctctctctctctctctctctctctctctctctatatatatatatatatatatatatatatatatattatattttagtaTGCTACTGTAATATACACCAAAGGACTCTAAACCGTAAACCACAAATTACCACTAAACTATATATAAACACTAAACACTAAAACCAAATCTCAAACCCTAGTTATAtttagtgtgtgtgtatatatatataacatgtatAATGTtaatatactatttatatataacagtaaaccataaaccctaaaccctagcttaaccctaaacccttaacatCTAAATAGTCATCATCTATATATTACACATATACAAATATGCATGCATATAAAATGCAAATCTAACACAAGCAGTATTCCTGGTTAATTTTACATGTGGAATTTAtacaacatgcatgcatgcattttactatatatatggCTAGTCATCATTCACAACAATATATTATTCAAAAACATAGATATAAAAGACAAATTACTTTAAAATATCAGTTCAAATTTCTTACCCATAGATGAAAGTACACTGTGGTGGTTGGAATGTGAAGGATTGGTGGTGGCACCAGCTGCGGGATCTAAAACAGTAAATAGACATAAATTATTagaatttcaaaattatttttcggcCCGCTGATTTGTCTCCTCCACTGCAATTTTCAAAAAGCTCAGTAACACATTAGATACTAAAAATTACTAATAATACCATACACTGATAGtaatagcaaaataaattatcaaTCACATGAGCAAAATCGTAataacttttcattttcaatctCTTCCGGGAAAAAATTTCAGCTCCACATATCAAAATCATCAATGATTAAACCAAACTAAAAGGTCTCAATAGATGCCTAAAACTTTCGGTTTCtcccaaatcaattttctgatcCAAATGAAATTCTAGATTCGATTTACAAAATCATCAAGATTGATGTGTCTAGAAAGTTTtatggttaattttaaaaaaaataaaaataaaaatagactTAGAGATTCCATATCTTTCAAATCGAGAAAAGGAACAAACCAAGAACAAGTCCTAAAGATCCTGCAAATCTACTACCCCCTGGCTTAGCTTTTACCATCAATCTTAGCAGAAAACGTAGAAGAACCACAATGACAACCCATAATAACAAGAAGAAATCCCAGCATATTTACACAGATCAGTTTGTCTggctttgcttttttttttttttttttgccaaactCAGGCAAACACATAACgtgaataaaaatttattcaCTTTAACAATAAGGAACACAAAGTCCTTTATCAAAATTTAGAACAATAACCTCACCGCCAAATCAAACCTTGGCAAAATGCAATCCAGAATTTcgaccaacaacaacaacaataaatcaTTCGGCCAACAACAAATCCAATCCAGaatttaaggggtaattaccttttcccccatgagcTACCAACTTttgtgatgtgaaccccgtcaagaataacgagacccaacaacgaaagggaacccaagaccgttctaaggacaaattcgaatggaaaaacctcgacccgttgtttatgacaaacaagaacctcggtataaggaagacgccacaaacggtggtggaaattccgtttgataagtcgagatgaacgccacgggaaatcccgataagttcgagtagttcttcaaagaaccaaagagaataaaacctcacaagttttatgaatcatcaatgtctcctccattacatggtaggtacacctatttatacaagaaaattacttgcggagaaagtagttctaatcctaataagtaaacaaatcaattcctagcaaggaaagaaaataaataaagatcttaggtaggtaaagaaaataagtcttgcaatccgatccttctaaattaacgaacaatctcagcagttcttagccttgaccggatccttctagaacttgaatcaaggtgacaattctttgtttcccacgtggatcatgctcaatgggcctccccgaatttgcttgagcccataactcttggatgagtccgttgagcacatccttgaacttctttgctcgtgctctcgtaaccggcccaattggtacttgaacgagatccttcaaagcggtgccttgatctccatcattcccctcctcttgaaaaggatttgccctcaaatcatcacctacatcaaaaggactcaaatcagtaacattaaaagtggtactgacattgtactcaccaggtaaatctagcttgtaagtgTTAACCACCCAACAGCTATTCCATCCCCGTTGTCCATTGAGCCCGCTCTGAATAATCCCCCCTTTGCCGGATTATTGCCGATGTAATcataaaaagataatttttcaGGAATTTTAGACCAAGCTTCTGATAAACTTTGATTTTCGGCTAGCCCAGCACCAACTCGTCGATATATTTCTTGCTGGAAGTATCCCTGATCCCATTGATAACGAGTGGGACCAAATAATTCAATCGGGGTAGTTGCTGAACCATACCACATAGTTCCAGCAACAACAAAAGCGGCAAAAAAAACAGCAGCGATACTACTGGAAAGGACGGTTTCAATATTTCCCATACGTAATCCTTTGTATAGACGTTGGGGCGGACAGACACTAAGATGGAATAGACCTGCTAATATGCCCAATGTCCCTACTGCAATATGATGAGAGGCTATTCCTTCCGGAACAAAAGGATCAAAACCTTCCACACCCCACGCTGGATTTACAGATTGTACCCTTCCGGTTAGTCCATAAGGATCGGACACCCATATTCCAGGACCATACAACCCCGTTACATGAAATGCGCCAAACCCAAAACAAGCCAGTcctgaaagaaataaatgaattcCAAAAATCTTAGGTAAATCCAAAGAAGGTTTTCCCgtgcgttgtcattgatacgctcgaggacttgaaaagggccatctcctcttgggagcaatttggaacgtccttcttgcataagaacggcGCCTATACCAATACCTAAAGCATCACATTTAATTTCAAACGTTTTagaaaagttaggtaaagacaacaaaggtgcgttagtcaacttctctttgattaattgaaatgctttctcttgttcttctccccaccaaaatccaacgttcttcttgatcacttcggtaagcggtgcggctaagctactaaaGTCTCTCACGAATcgccggtagaaactagcaagtccatgaaaactacgaacattaccaacacttgtggggctcggccaattTTGGATTGCAagtaccttctcttcatcaacctgtataccttgtgcactaacaacaaatcccaaaaatacaagcttatcggtgtaaaaagtgcacttctttaaattagcaaacaacttttctttccttagcacatctaaaatggatttcaaatgtactacatgatcgtctatgtttttgctataaatgagtatatcatcaaaatagacaacaacaaatctgcctataaatgcacgcaaaacatggttcataagtctcataaaggtgctcggagcattagtcaaaccaaaaggcataactaaccattcatacaaaccatattttgttttaaaggcagttttccattcatctccttcttttatcctaatctgatgataaccactttttaaatcaatc
Above is a genomic segment from Alnus glutinosa chromosome 12, dhAlnGlut1.1, whole genome shotgun sequence containing:
- the LOC133852560 gene encoding photosystem II CP47 reaction center protein, translated to TGKPSLDLPKIFGIHLFLSGLACFGFGAFHVTGLYGPGIWVSDPYGLTGRVQSVNPAWGVEGFDPFVPEGIASHHIAVGTLGILAGLFHLSVCPPQRLYKGLRMGNIETVLSSSIAAVFFAAFVVAGTMWYGSATTPIELFGPTRYQWDQGYFQQEIYRRVGAGLAENQSLSEAWSKIPEKLSFYDYIGNNPAKGGLFRAGSMDNGDGIAVGWLTLTS